The genomic interval TCCGCAGGGGCGGCCGGCACACCCCGTGCCCGGCCGGCGCGGCCCTGACGGCCACGGCCGTCTCGGCGCAGTGCGCGGAGTGCGCGCGGCTGGACCGGGCGCACTCCGTGGCCGCCGACACCGTCGCCGACGACCCGCGCCCGTACGACGTCTATCTGGCGTGGTTCGGCCCGGGCCTGATCAAGGTCGGGATCACGGCGGCCGAGCGCGAGGGGGCCCGGTTGCGGGAGCAGGCGGCACTGTCCTACGCGCTGCTCGGCCGCGGCCCGCTGATGGCCGCCCGCCGGGCGGAGGCCGTGCTCGGCGCGGCGCTCGCCGTCCCCGACCGCTTCCCGTACGCCGCCAAGCGCGCCGCCCGGCACCCGCTGCCCGCGCGGGAGCCGCGGACGGCCGAGTTGGCGGAGCTCCACGGGCGGGCTCTCGGGCTCGCCGGTCTGCCGGAGTCGCTGGCGGTCCGCGCGTTCGCGCCGGTGCACCACGACGAGGAGTTCCACCTCGACCGCCTCCGGCCCGGCCCCGGTCTGGTCGGGCTCTCCCCGGGGTGCGCGATAGCGGGCCGGGTCGCGGCGGTCGCCGGGCCCGATGTGTATCTGGATACGGCGGACGGGCGGCTGCTGCTGGTCGACGCCCGGCAGCTGGCGGGGTGGGCGCTGCGGGCCACGGACCCGGGGACGGCGGTCACGGCGGCCGTCCGCCCGCCGGAGCCGGCCGGGCCGGACGCCCTGTTCTGAGCCGGGCGGCGAAGGCCGTGGGCCGGAGAGCGAGCCCACGGGCCTTTCCGGAGCCGGCCGAAACCCCGGACCGGAAGAGGCACGCCCCGGCCCGGACAGCGCCGCCTCGATGCCGGCCCCTTCCCGAACGCCGGACCGGCGGGCCGCCGCCCCGGGTCAGCTCAGCCAGCCGGGCCGTACCAGCCCCGTCTCGTAGGCGAGGACGACGAGTTGGGCGCGGTCCCGGGCGCCCAGCTTGACCATGGTGCGGCTGACGTGGGTCTTGGCGGTGAGCGGGCTGACGACGAGTCGGCGGGCGATCTCCTCGTTGGACAGCCCCATGCCGACCAGCGCCATCACCTCGCGCTCGCGGTCCGTCAGCTCCGCCAGCCCCGCGGGCTCGGCCGGCGCCTTGGAGCGCGCGGCGAACTCGGCGATGAGGCGGCGCGTCACCCCTGGCGAGAGCAGGGCGTCGCCGGCCACGACGGCCCGTACGGCGCGCAGCAGCTCCGCGGGCTCGGTGTCCTTGACGAGGAAGCCGGAGGCCCCGGAGCGGATCGCCTCGAAGACGTACTCGTCCAGTTCGAAGGTGGTGAGCATGACGACCCGCACCTCCGCCAGGGCGGGGTCCTCGGTGATCCGGCGGGTGGCGGCGAGCCCGTCGAGCACGGGCATCCGGATGTCCATCAGCACGGCGTCGGGCCGCAGTTCGCGCACCAGGGCCAGGGCCCGCTCGCCGTCGGATGCCTCGCCGACGACCGTGATGTCGGGCTGGACGTCCAGCAGGGCGCGGAACCCGGCGCGCACGAGGAGCTGGTCGTCCGCGAGCAGCACCCGGACCGGGCCCCTCTCCGGCGCGCCTCCCACCGGTCCGGGGCCGTGCGTCCCGGACCGCTCGGGGCGGCCGGGGCCCGGGTCAGCGGTCACGGTTCCTCCTGGTGCCGGGCGGTGAGGGGAAGCCGGGCACGTACCCGGAAGCCGCCGTCGGGCCGGGGGCCCGCCTCGACCGTACCGCCCAGGGCCGCGGCCCGCTCCCGCATGCCGACCAGTCCCCTGCCGCCGCCCGGGAGGGCCTCCTTGGCCGCGGGGGCGGCGGGCCCGTCGTCGTCGACGCGCAGTTCGAGGGCGCCGTCCCGGTGGCTCAGCCGGACCCGGGCGGTGCGGGAGCCGGAGTGGCGGACGATGTTGGTGAGGGCCTCCTGGACGATGCGGAAGGCGGCCAGTTCGGTGCCGGGCGGCAGACCGGCCGGCACGTCCTCCGTGGAGATGTCGACGGTCAGGCCCGCGTCGGCGGCCTGCTCGGCCAGCTCCGGCAGGCGGTCGAGGCCGGGCGCGGGCGCGCGCGGGGCCTCGCCGGGGGCACGGAGGGTGTCCAGGACCTGGCGGACCTCGCCGAGGGCCTCCTTGCCCGCGGCCTTGATGGTGACGAGCGCCGCGCGGGCCTGCTCGGGGTGCTCGTCGAGGAGCGCCAGGCCCACCCCGGCCTGGACGTTGATGACGGAGATGCTGTGCGCCAGCACGTCGTGCAGCTCGCGGGCGATCCGCAGCCGCTCCTCGTCGGCGCGGCGGCGCTCGGCCATGGCCCGTTCCGCCCGCTCGCGGGCCCACTGCTCACGGCGTACGTGCACGAGCTCGGCCACGACGACGACGGCCACGGCCCAGGCGGCGGGCGCCCACTCCTCGTTCCAGGGCGCCGGTCCGTCGCCGCCCGGCGGCAGCCACCGGTAGAGCCAGTGGGCGAGGAGGAGGTGCCCGGCCCAGAGCAGGGCCACGGCGCACCAGGCCGCGCGCCGGTGACCCGCGACGATCGCGGTGAAGCAGGCGACGACGACGCTGAGGAAGACGGGGCCGTAGGGGTAGCCGCCGCCGAGGTAGAGCATGGTGGCGGCGGACGCCCCGAAGACGGCGACCCGGGGACGGCGGTGGCGGATCAGCAGGAAGGCCGGCCCCACGGCGAGCAGGACCCGGGCGAAGGAGTCCAGGGGCGCCCGGTCGGGCTGGTTCAGGGCCGCGAAGTGGCTGCCGGCCTGCTGGACGAGCGCGACCGCGAGGGTGGAGGGCCAGGGCAGCCGCCGGGACGGGCCCCGGCCGCCCGGCCGGCGCTCCCACGGCGGCCCGGCGCCGTCCTCGCGCGCCCACGGCGCCCGTCTGTCGCGACCCATACCGGCCACGCTAGTGGGCGGGGCGGGCACGGGGCGTCCACCGCACGGGGTGGTCGTGGCTGCTCCCCGGGGAGTAGCCCGCCCTTCCACGCGCCGGGCGGCGCCGTCAGCGGTCCATCGAGGACAGCACCCGCCGGGCCATGGAGTGCGTGCGGACGACCTCGGCGAGCGTGGTGGTCCCCCGGGTGATCTTCACGAAGACCTGCCACGCCGGCCGGAAGCCGGTGAGCGCGGCGTGCATCAGGCCGGGGCGGCGCTGGTAGAAGGCGAGCATGCGGCGGCCGACGCCCATCTCCACGCCGAGGCCGGCCTTGATGGCGAAGGCGTAGTTCAGCGCCTGCCGGCGGGCGTCGACGGCGTCCTGCGCCTCGCCGATGCGGACGGCCCACTCCCCCGCCAGCCGCCCGGAGCGCAGGGCGAAGGAGATGCCCTCGCGGGTCCACGGCTCCAGCAGTCCGGCGGCGTCACCGCACACGATCACCCGGCCGCGCGAGAGCGGCGAGTCGTCGGAGCGGCAGCGGGTGAGGTGCCCGGAGGAGATGCTGGGCTCGAAGCCGGCCAGGCCGAGCCGGGCGATGAAGTCCTCCAGATAGCGCTTGGTGGCCGAGCCGTCGCCGCGGGCGGAGATCACGCCCACGGTGAGGGTGTCGCCCTTGGGGAAGACCCAGCCGTAACTGCCCGGGATCGGGCCCCAGTCGATGAGCACCCGGCCGGCCCAGTCCTCGGCGACGGTCGGCGGGACCGGGATCTCGGCCTCCAGGCCGAGGTCGACCTGGTCGAGCTTGACGCCGACGTGGGCTCCTATGCGCCCGGCGCTGCCGTCGGCGCCGACGACCGCGCGGGCGAGGACGGTCGTGCCGTCACCGAGGACGACCGCGACGGTGCGCCGGTCGGGCACGGCCGGGCCGTGCTGCTCGACCCGGGAGACCGTGACGCCCGTGCGCACCTCGGCGCCGGCCGCGCGGGCGGAGTCGACGAGCGCGGCGTCGAACTCGGGGCGATTGATGAGGCCGAAGAGCATCCGCTTGGAGCGGCGGGTGCGGGTCAGCTTCCCGTTGAGCGAGAAGGTGACGGCGTGCACCCGGTCACGCAGGGGCAGTTCGAAGCCCGGCGGCAGGGAGTCCCGGGAGGGGCCGATGATGCCGCCGCCGCACGTCTTGTAGCGCGGCAGTTCGGCCTTCTCCAGGAGGAGCACCCGGCGGCCCGCGGACGCCGCCGCGTGGGCGGCCGAGGCCCCCGCGGGGCCCGCCCCCACCACCACGACGTCCCACACCGGTTCCTGACCCCCGGTCGCGTCCCGCTCCGCGTCCTGGGCTGCGTTGTCGCTGCTCACCTGTGCTTCTACTCCCGCTCGATCACCGGCTAGGGCTACCGCCCGCATCCTAAGGCCCCCCGGCCCCGCGCTCCGCCGTGGGAAGGCCGTCGCCCGCGCTCCGGGGGGATCCGGGGCCGGGTCCGAAGGGGCGCGGACGGCCGGGGTCCAGGGAGGAGCCGTGCGACGGACCATGGGAGGATCAGCAGACAATCGCCCGTACGTACGGATATAACGCCTCGCCCCCAAGGAGCGTTCCCATGGAACCGTCCTCGCCCGTCCCGCCCCGGCCGACCGCGCTCGCGGAGACCGTCGCCGCCCTCCAGTCCCGTGCCAGGGCGGAGCTGGCGGAGCTGGTGGCCTTCGCGTCGGTCGCGGACGAGGCGCAGTTCCCCCGCAGCGAGTGCGAGGCCGCGGCGGACTGGGTGGCCCGGGCGCTGCGCGCCGAGGGCTTCACGGACGTGGCGCTCCTGGACACCCCGGACGGCACGCAGTCGGTCTACGGCTTCCTGCCGGGTCCGGCGGGCGCCCCCACGGTGCTGCTCTACGCGCACTACGACGTGCAGCCGCCGCTGGACGAGGCCGCCTGGCTGTCGCCGCCGTTCGAGCTGACCGAGCGCGACGGCCGCTGGTACGGGCGGGGTGCCGCCGACTGCAAGGGCGGCCTGATCATGCACCTCACCGCGATCCGGGCGCTGAAGGAGCACGGCGGCGTCCCGGTCAACCTGAAGGTCGTCGTGGAGGGCTCGGAGGAGCAGGGCACGGGTGGCCTGGAGCGCTACGCGCAGGAGCACCCGGAGCTGCTGGCCGCCGACGCCATCGTCATCGGTGACGCGGGGAACTTCCGGGTGGGCCTGCCGACCGTGACGGCGACGCTGCGCGGCATGACGCTGGTCCGCGTCCAGGTGGACACGCTGGAGGGCAATCTGCACTCCGGTCAGTTCGGCGGGGCGGCGCCGGACGCGCTCGCCGCGCTGATCCGCATCCTGGACTCGCTGCGCGCCGAGGACGGCACGACCGTGGTGGACGGGCTGCCGTCGGACGCGGCCTGGGAGGGTCTCCAGTACCCGGAGGAGGAGTTCCGCAAGGACGCCAAGGTCCTCGACGGGGTGGGCCTGATCGGCTCAGGCACCGTCGCCGACCGCCTGTGGGCGCGCCCGGCCGTCACGGTGCTCGGCATCGACTGCCCGCCGGTCGTGGGCGCCACCCCGGCCGTGCACGCGGGCGCGCGGGCGCTCGTCAGCCTGCGGGTGCCGCCGGGCACGTGCGCGGTCGAGGCGACGAAGCTGCTGACGGCGCACCTGGAGTCGGCCGCGCCGTGGGGCGCCCGGGTGGCCGTGGAGCAGGTGGGCCAGGGCCAGGCGTTCCGCGCCGACACCGGGAGCCCGGCGTACGCGTCGATGGCCGAGGCCATGCGCGTCGCGTACCCGGGCCAGGAGATGCAGATCTCCGGCATGGGCGGCTCGATCCCGCTGTGCAACGCGCTGGACGCCCTCTACCCCGAGGCGGAGATCCTCCTGATCGGCCTGAGCGAGCCGGACGCCCAGATCCACGCGGTGAACGAGAGCGTCTCCCCGGAGGAGCTGGAGCGGCTCTCGCTCGCCGAGGCCCTCTTCCTCACCCATTACGCGGACAGCCGGAGCTGACGCCGCCACGCCGCTCCACGGCGGGCGGAGGGTGCCCGTACGGGCACCCTCGCCGGGCACGGCGCGGGCCGGACCTCAGCCGACGGGCACGCCCGCCTCAAGGTTGAGCGGGCGGCCCTGTTCCCGGGCGCGCAGCGCCCACCGGAGCCGCTTCAGGCGGACGGGCGGCAGCAGCCCGGCCGCCTCGTCCTCGGTGACGAAGCGCCAGCCGCGCAGCTCCGAGCCGGGCAGCAGCAGCCGGTCCCCGTCCGCGCCCGGGAGCCGGCCGCCGTCGAAGAGGAACCGCATCCCGCCGAAGCCCGGCGGGTTCGGCGGCTCCCAGTCGACGACGAGCAGCCGGGGCACGGAGGGGAGTTCGACGCCTAACTCCTCGGCGACCTCGCGCACGCCGGCGCGGGCGGGCGCCTCGCCCGGTTCCACGACCCCGCCGGGGAACTCCCAGCCGGGCTTGTAGGTGGGGTCGACGAGGAGCACCCGGTCCTCCTCGTCGAAGAGCAGCACGCCGGCGGCCAGCGTCTCGGCCCGCGGCTCGGGGGTCTGGACGATCGCGCAGGTGCCGGCGGCGCCGGTGCGCAGGGCGTCGGCGATCCGCCCGGCGGCCTCGCGGGGGGTCAGCGCGCCGGTGTCGAGGGTGAAGGCGTCGGACCGCAGCCAGGGCAGGGCGGCCCGGTAGGGGCCGATGTGGTCGCGGCACCACTGGCGCACGGACTCGGTGCGTCCGGGGTCGTCGGGGTAGTCCTCGCGGCCCTCGATGCGGCCGCGCAGGATCGTTTCGTCGGTGTCCAGCAGCACATGCCGGACCGGGATGCGCCGCGCGGCCAGCCCGCCGAAGATCTCGTCGCGGTACTCCTGGCGCAGCAGCGTCATGGGGACCACGAGCGCCCCGCCGACCTCCGTGAGCAGCGCGGCCGCCGCGTCGACGACCAGCCGGCGCCAGATCGGCAGGTCCTGGAAGTCACCGACCTCGCCCAGTCTCTTCGGCGGCAGGAGGTGTCCCAGCGCCCCGCCTATCACCTCGGGGTCGTACAGGGTGCTGCCCGGGACCAGCTCGGTCAGCTCCCTCGCCGTGCTGGTCTTCCCCGCACCGAACGCGCCGTTAAGCCAGACGATCACGGTTCCCCCTTCTCCGTAGGCCCCTGTGACGTGCCCGGAACACCTTGCCACGGAAACGCGTGCGAGCGGCATGACGCACGGCGGGGCTCCCGGACGCCCGACGGCGTCCGGTTTCCGCCCTCGCGCCCCCGTGCGGGCCTTGCCCGGCGCGCTCCCGGCCACGCCGACCGGTGCGTACGCCGTCGCGCCAGGGACCGGGTGTGGTGGGTGGGATGGCCGGGGTGCGGGGGTCGTGACGGGCCGACAGGTCGGGGGCGTCCAGCGGGCCGTACCGACGCCGTCGGGCCCGCCCTACGACCGGGCCGCCGTCACCGTGCCCCGGGCACCTGCCAGAGCCCCGTGCCCTGGGCCGCCGCGGCGGCGGCGCCCACCAGGCCCGCGTCCGGGCCGAGCCGGGCGGGCAGCACCTCGACGCCGGCCGCGAAGGACAGCGTCGCGTAGTCGCGCAGGCGCGCGCGCAGCGGCGCGAAGAGGATGTCGCCCGCGCCCGCCACACCGCCGCCTATGACGGCCACCTCGATCTCCACCAGCGTCGCCGTCGCGGCGATGCCCGCGGCGAGCGCCTGGGCGGCCCGCTCGAAGGAGGCGAGGGCCACCGCGTCCCCGGCGCGGGCGGCCGCCGCGACGGCCGCGGCGGACCGGTCGCCGTCGGGGCCGGGGCGCCAGCCGGCGTCGAGGGCCCGGCGCGCGATGTTGGGTCCGCTGGCGATGCGCTCGACGCAGCCGCGGGCGCCGCAGGGGCAGGCGTCCCCGTCGAGGTCGACACTGATGTGACCGATGTGCCCTGCGTTCCCCGTGGGTCCGGTGTGCAGCCGGCCGTCGAGGACGAGGCCGCCGCCGACCCCGGTGGAGACCACCATGCACAGGGCGTTGGCCCGGCCCCGTGCCGCGCCCTGCCAGTGTTCGGCGGCGGTCATCGCGACGCCGTCGCCGACCAGGGTGACGGGGCGTCCGGCCACCCGCCGCGCCACCTCCTCGACCAGCGGGTAGCCCCGCCAGCCGGGGACGTTGACCGGGCTGACGGTGCCTCGGGAGGCGTCCACGGGTCCCGCGCTGCCGATGCCCACGGCGCGCACCCGCGGCCACCCGCCGTCCGCCGCGAGCGCGTCGAGCACCTCGGCCACCGCGCCCATCACGGTGGCGCCGTCCTCCCGGGCGGGCGTGGGCCGCCGCGCGCGGGCGAGCAGCCGGCCCCGGCTGTCCACCAGCGCGCCGGCGATCTTGGTTCCGCCGATGTCGAGGGCCGCGACCAGACCGGGGTCCGGGGAGGCGGGTACGGAAACGGGCGTTGAGGCGGGCATGGAGGCGGGCATGGAGGCGATCTCTCCTGGTCCACGGCGTGCGGGATGGCGTGAGGTCGTCAGTCTCCCCAGAGTTGACAACGTTGTCCAGGCTCTATGCTCGACGTCACCCCGTACTCCCGGCGTCCCGCGCGAAGGAAGATGCACCGTGGTCGAGAACAGCCCCCAGCAGCGCTACGGCACCCGTCCGACCATGAAGGACGTGGCCGCGCGCGCCGGGGTGGGGCTCAAGACCGTCTCGCGGGTGGTGAACGGCGAGCCGGGCGTCACCCCGGACACCGAGCGGCGGGTGCGGGACGCCATCACCGCTCTCGGCTTCCGCCGCAACGACAGCGCGCGCATCCTGCGCAAGGGCCGGACCGCCTCCATCGGGCTCGTCCTCGAAGACCTCGCCGACCCCTTCTACGCGCCGCTGAACCGCGCCGTCGAGGAGGTGGCCCGGGCCCACGGGGCGCTGCTCATCAACGGCTCCAGCGCCGAGGACGCCGAGCGCGAGCGCGAACTGGCACTGGCGTTCTGCGCCCGCCGGGTCGACGGCCTGATCGTCATCCCCGCGGGCAGCGACCACCGCTACCTCGAACCGGAGATAGCCGCGGGCGTCGCCACCGTCTTCGTGGACCGCCCGGCCGGCCTGCTGGACGCCGACGTCGTGCTCTCCGACAGCTTCGGCGGTGCCCGCGAGGGCGTCGCCCACCTCATCGCGCACGGTCACCGCCGCATCGGCTTCCTCGGCGACCAGCCGCACATCCACACGGCCACCGAGCGGCTGCGGGGCTACCGCGCGGCCATGGCCGACGCCGGGCTGCCCGTGAACGACGCCTGGGTGTCGCTGGGCGCGACCGCCCCCGAGCGGGTCCGGCGGGAGGCGGAGCGGATGCTCGGCGGGGCCCGGCCGGTCACGGCCCTGTTCGCGGGCAACAACCGCGTGACGGTCACGGTGGTGCGTGTCCTCGCCGGGGCGCGGCGCCCGGTCGCGCTCGTCGGCTTCGACGACTTCGAGCTCGCCGACCTGCTCTCCCCCGGCGTCACGGTCGTCGCCCAGGACGCGGCCCGGCTGGGCCGCACGGCGGCCGAGCGGCTCTTCCGCCGCCTGGACGGTGTGCTGGAGCCGCCCCGCCGGGTGGAGCTGCCGACCCGTCTGGTCGTGCGCGGCTCGGGCGAACTCCCGCCCGCCGAGGGCTGAGCCCTCCTCCGGGCCCGGACCCGGCAGGGGACGCCCCCGCTACTTCGCCCGCCCCGCGAGCCGGTCGAGGTCCGCGCGGGAGAGCCCGGTGAGCCCGGCGACCTCCGCCGTGTCGACGGCACCGCAGTCCAGACCGCGCAGCAGATGGCCGCTGAGCGCCCGCGCGGTGGCGGGCTCGTCCAGCACGTCGCCGCCGGAGCGGGCGACGTACGCGGTGAGCCGCGCCGCGGTGGCCTCCAGCCCCTCCCGGTAGAAGGCGTACACGGCCGCGTAGCGCGTCGGCAGGTGGCCCGGGTGCATGTCCCAGCCCTGGTAGTACGCGCGCTCCAGCGAGCGCCGTACGAGCCGGTGGTGGAGCCGCCAGGCGTCGTGGACCCGTGGGGTCGGGCCGACGGGCAGGACGTTGGTCGAGCCGTCGGAGAGCCGGACGCCGGTGCCGGCGGCGGCGACCTGCATCACGGCCTTGGCGTGGTCGGCCGCCGGGTGGTCGGGCGACTGCTGAGCGGCGCCGACGCCGCAGGCGGCGCTGTAGTCGAAGGTGCCGTAGTGCAGGGAGGTGGCCCGGCCCCCGGCGGCGTCGATCATGCGGGCCACGGTGGCGCGGCCGTCGGCGCCGAGCACCGCCTGGGTGGTCTCGATCTGGATCTCGAACCGGAGCCGGCCGTTCTCCAGGCCGCGGGCCTTCTCGAACTCCTCGGCCAGCCCCGCCATCGCGGCCACCTGCTCGGCGTAGCTCACCTTGGGGAGGGTGAGGACGAGTCCGCCGGGCAGGCCGCCCGCGTCCATCAGGCCGGTGAGGAAGATGTCGAGGGTGCGGATGCCGCGGTCGCGGACGGCGGCCTCCAGGCACTTCATGCGGATGCCGACGTACGGGGTGGCCGTGCCGTCGGCGCACGCCCGGGACACCAGCTCCGCGGCGCGCGCGGCCGCCGCGTCCTCCTCGTCGTCGGGCCGCGGGCCGTAGCCGTCCTCGAAGTCGATCCGCAGGTCCTCGACCGGCTCGCGCTCCAGCTTCGCCCGTACGCGCGCGTGGACGGGCCCGGCGAGGTCGTCGGGTATGCCGAGGACGGCGGCGAAGGCGCCGGCGTCGGGGGCGTGCGCGTCGAGCGCGTCGAGCGCCTGGTCGCCCCAGGAGCGCGGGGTGCCGGCCGTGAGGGCGTCGGCGGGGACGTAGACGGTGTGGACGGGCTGGCGGGTGCCCGGGTCGCCCGGGTAGCGGCGCGCGAGCTCGGCGTCGACGCCGGCGAGGGAGGCGCCGATCCGTTCCGTCACCGTGCTCGCGAAGGTGGTCGCGACCGTCCGCTGCTGCCCCATGAGACGCCTCCGTACTTCCGCTGGGCGGAATCGACTGTCCGTCCGGCGAAGCTATCGACGGGCCGGGCGGAAGGTCAACAGCCCCGGGGCGCACGGGGATCGGGCGGGTGCCGGGGCGGGGTGCCGGGAAACGCCCTGGGCCCCCGTGCGCGTGCGCACGGGGGCCCAGGGGCGAGCGGGGTCAGCCCTTGCGGGACTTGACCTCCTCGGTGAGCTGCGGGACGACCTCGAAGAGGTCGCCGACCACGCCGTAGTCGACCAGGTCGAAGATCGGGGCCTCGGCGTCCTTGTTGATGGCGACGATCGTCTTCGAGGTCTGCATGCCGGCGCGGTGCTGGATCGCGCCGGAGATGCCCGCCGCGATGTACAGCTGCGGCGAGACCGACTTGCCGGTCTGGCCGACCTGGTTGGTGTGCGGGTACCAGCCGGCGTCGACTGCGGCGCGGGAGGCGCCGACGGCCGCGCCGAGCGAGTCGGCCAGGCCCTCGATGAGGGAGAAGTTCTCGGAGCCGTTGACGCCGCGGCCGCCGGAGACCACGATCGCGGCCTCGGTCAGCTCCGGGCGGCCGGTGGACTCGCGCGGGGTGCGGGAGACGACCTTGGTGCCGGTGGACGCGCTCCCGAAGGAGACGGCGAGCTGCTCGACCGTACCGGCGGCCGGGGCGGCCTCCGGGGCGGCGGAGTTGGGCTTGACGGTGATGACCGGCGTGCCCTTGGTGACGCGGGACTTGGTGGAGTACGAGGCCGCGAAGACGGACTGCGTGGCCACCGGGCCCTCGGCGCCGGCCTCCAGGTCGACGGCGTCGGTGATGATGCCGGAGCCGATGCGGACCGCGAGGCGGGCCGCGATCTCCTTGCCCTCGGCGGAGGACGGGACGAGCACGGCGGCCGGGGAGACGGCCTCGAAGGCGGCCTGGAGCGCGTCGACCTTCGGCACGACGAGGTAGTCGGCGAACTCGGGGGCGTCGGCGGTGAGGACCTTCACCGCGCCGTACTCGGCGAGCGTCCGCGCCGCGGCGTCGGCACCGGCGCCGAGGTGCACGGCGACGGGCTCGCCGATGCGGCGGGCGAGGGTGAGCAGTTCGAGGGTGGGCTTGCGGACGGCGCCGTCCACGTGGTCGACGTAGACGAGGACTTCAGCCATGGGATTGCACTCCTGAGCGGAAAAATAGGGCGGGTGACGGCGTTCTTGCGGGCTGACGGAAGCTCAGCCGCGGTGCGCTCCGGGGGTTCGGGACGGGCCCGTCCCCGGACCGGCCGCTAGATGAACTTCTGGCCCGCGAGGAACTCGGCGAGCTGCTTGCCGCCCTCGCCCTCGTCCTTGACGACGGTGCCGGCCGTGCGGGCCGGGCGCTCGTTGGCCTCGTCGACCTTCGTCCAGGCGCCCTCCAGGCCGACCTCCTCGGCCTCCAGGCCGAGGTCGGAGAGGTCCAGGGACTCCACCGGCTTCTTCTTGGCGGCCATGATGCCCTTGAAGGACGGGTAACGGGCCTCGCCGGACTGGTCGGTGACGGACACGACGGCCGGGAGGGAGGCTTCGAGCTGCTCGCTCGCGGCGTCGCCGTCACGGCGGCCGGTCACCTTGCCGTCGGCCACGGCGACCTCGGACAGCAGCGTCACCTGCGGGACGCCCAGGCGCTCGGCCAGCATCGCCGGGACGACACCCATGCCGCCGTCGGTGGAGGCCATGCCGGAGATGACCAGGTCGTAGCCGACGTGCTCGACGGCCTTGGCCAGCACCAGCGAGGTGCCGAGCGCGTCGGTGCCGTGCAGGTCGTCGTCCTCGACGTGGACGGCCTTGTGGGCACCCATGGAGAGCGCCTTGCGCAGCGCGTCCTTGGCGTCCTCGGG from Streptomyces albireticuli carries:
- a CDS encoding DUF6986 family protein, with protein sequence MGQQRTVATTFASTVTERIGASLAGVDAELARRYPGDPGTRQPVHTVYVPADALTAGTPRSWGDQALDALDAHAPDAGAFAAVLGIPDDLAGPVHARVRAKLEREPVEDLRIDFEDGYGPRPDDEEDAAAARAAELVSRACADGTATPYVGIRMKCLEAAVRDRGIRTLDIFLTGLMDAGGLPGGLVLTLPKVSYAEQVAAMAGLAEEFEKARGLENGRLRFEIQIETTQAVLGADGRATVARMIDAAGGRATSLHYGTFDYSAACGVGAAQQSPDHPAADHAKAVMQVAAAGTGVRLSDGSTNVLPVGPTPRVHDAWRLHHRLVRRSLERAYYQGWDMHPGHLPTRYAAVYAFYREGLEATAARLTAYVARSGGDVLDEPATARALSGHLLRGLDCGAVDTAEVAGLTGLSRADLDRLAGRAK
- a CDS encoding electron transfer flavoprotein subunit beta/FixA family protein, whose amino-acid sequence is MSLRIVVCVKYVPDATGDRHFAEDLTVDRDDVDGLLSELDEYAVEQALQIADEADDAEITVLTVGPEDAKDALRKALSMGAHKAVHVEDDDLHGTDALGTSLVLAKAVEHVGYDLVISGMASTDGGMGVVPAMLAERLGVPQVTLLSEVAVADGKVTGRRDGDAASEQLEASLPAVVSVTDQSGEARYPSFKGIMAAKKKPVESLDLSDLGLEAEEVGLEGAWTKVDEANERPARTAGTVVKDEGEGGKQLAEFLAGQKFI
- a CDS encoding electron transfer flavoprotein subunit alpha/FixB family protein, giving the protein MAEVLVYVDHVDGAVRKPTLELLTLARRIGEPVAVHLGAGADAAARTLAEYGAVKVLTADAPEFADYLVVPKVDALQAAFEAVSPAAVLVPSSAEGKEIAARLAVRIGSGIITDAVDLEAGAEGPVATQSVFAASYSTKSRVTKGTPVITVKPNSAAPEAAPAAGTVEQLAVSFGSASTGTKVVSRTPRESTGRPELTEAAIVVSGGRGVNGSENFSLIEGLADSLGAAVGASRAAVDAGWYPHTNQVGQTGKSVSPQLYIAAGISGAIQHRAGMQTSKTIVAINKDAEAPIFDLVDYGVVGDLFEVVPQLTEEVKSRKG